One genomic region from Motacilla alba alba isolate MOTALB_02 chromosome 5, Motacilla_alba_V1.0_pri, whole genome shotgun sequence encodes:
- the DUSP8 gene encoding dual specificity protein phosphatase 8 isoform X2 yields the protein MSFLPPRSRPHISCAGPKPARCSDPSPAAAARCGGLWAGEKIAVAPLSGERSICQPGVVLRVCVLRGFATFSSCFPGLCEGKPAAILPMSISQPCLPVANVGPTRILPHLYLGSQKDVLNKDLMTQNGISYVLNASNSCPKPDFICDSHFMRIPVNDNYCEKLLPWLDKSIEFIDKAKVSSCQVIVHCLAGISRSATIAIAYIMKTMGMSSDDAYRFVKDRRPSISPNFNFLGQLLEYERSLKLLKALKSKGDWSEGDAQQDPAEAAESSRHPPTPTSEKAEDVPRSTGSASPTSDPERQGGTPKVLSPTTLQQGLNGLHLSSERIQDTNRLKRSFSLDIKSAYSPGLRQDPPGPPGPGEAPKLCKLDSPSGSGSLSPFSPGADSPDRPAGPELLLEAKVRQRRKHRHAAGSPAHGLSLSVGGTCATRKSPGAEDGLPPRLGQPPAAPGAAAWSGVHLESPGAASGEAGWYFGKDSGSAGGSGGGLFPSAGPYPPPFGCGAAAAGCEIRLRDKARAEPRDGRHSWHEEAGAEKQFKRRSCQMEFEETMSEGRAREELGKISKQSSFSGSMEIIEVS from the exons ATGAGCTTCCTCCCACCGCGTTCCCGTCCCCATATTAGCTGCGCGGGGCCGAAGCCGGCGCGGTGCAGCGATCCATCTCCCGCCGCGGCCGCTCGCTGCGGGGGGCTTTGGGCAGGCGAGAAAATCGCGGTTGCGCCTTTAAGCGGGGAGCGAAGCATATGTCAGCCCGGCGTTGTGCTGCGTGTCTGTGTGCTGA GAGGCTTTGCCACCTTCTCATCctgcttcccagggctctgcGAGGGGAAGCCAGCTGCCATCCTGCCGATGAGCATCTCCCAGCCTTGCTTGCCTGTGGCCAATGTTGGCCCCACACGCATCCTGCCACATCTCTACCTGGGCTCCCAGAAGGACGTCCTGAACAAG GACCTGATGACACAGAACGGGATAAGCTATGTCCTAAATGCCAGCAACTCCTGTCCCAAGCCAGACTTCATCTGTGATAGTCACTTCATGCGCATTCCTGTCAATGACAACTACTGTGAGAAGCTGCTTCCCTGGCTGGACAAGTCCATTGAATTCATCG ACAAAGCTAAGGTGTCCAGCTGCCAGGTGATTGTGCACTGCTTGGCTGGGATCTCCCGGTCAGCCACCATTGCCATCGCCTACATCATGAAGACCATGGGTATGTCATCAGATGATGCTTACAG GTTTGTTAAGGACCGTCGCCCATCCATCTCGCCCAACTTCAACTTCCTGGGCCAGCTCCTGGAGTACGAGAGGAGCCTGAAGCTCCTCAAGGCCCTGAAGTCCAAGGGCGACTGGAGCGAGGGGGACGCGCAGCAGGACCCAGCAGAGGCGGCTGAGAGCAGCCGGCATCCCCCAACACCTACCTCAGAGAAGGCCGAGGATGTGCCGAGGAGCACCGGCTCGGCGTCCCCCACCAGTGACCCCGAGCGGCAGGGCGGGACCCCGAAGGTCCTGTCACCCAccaccctgcagcaggggctcAACGGCCTGCACCTCTCCTCCGAGCGCATCCAGGACACCAACCGCCTGAAACGCTCCTTCTCCCTGGACATCAAGTCCGCCTACTCCCCCGGCCTGCGGCAGGACCCCCCTGGGCCCCCTGGCCCTGGGGAAGCCCCCAAACTCTGCAAGCTGGACAGCCCCTCGGGCTCGGGCAGCCTCAGCCCCTTCTCCCCAGGGGCGGACAGCCCCGACCGGCCCGCGGGGcccgagctgctgctggaggccaAGGTGAGGCAGCGGCGGAAGCACCGGCACGCAGCGGGCTCGCCGGCCCACGGGCTCAGCCTCAGCGTCGGCGGGACCTGCGCCACGCGCAAGAGCCCCGGCGCCGAGGATGGGCTGCCGCCGCGGCTCGGCCagccgcccgccgcgcccggcgCCGCTGCCTGGAGCGGGGTGCACCTGGAGTCCCCCGGCGCTGCCTCGGGCGAGGCCGGCTGGTACTTCGGCAAGGACTCGGGCAGCGctggcggcagcggcgggggcCTGTTTCCCAGCGCCGGCCCGTACCCGCCGCCGTTCGGctgcggcgcggcggcggccggaTGCGAGATCAGACTGAGGGACAAGGCGCGGGCCGAGCCACGGGACGGGCGGCACAGCTGGCATGAGGAGGCCGGCGCCGAGAAGCAATTCAAGCGAAGGAGCTGCCAGATGGAATTCGAGGAGACCATGTCCGAGGGCAGGGCTCGGGAAGAGCTGGGCAAAATCAGCAAACAGTCCAGCTTTTCGGGCAGCATGGAGATCATCGAGGTGTCCTGA
- the DUSP8 gene encoding dual specificity protein phosphatase 8 isoform X3, translating into MPVDVMIAPSEDQFWTDMREGQMKLKIRVRRMKESRDKRGGFATFSSCFPGLCEGKPAAILPMSISQPCLPVANVGPTRILPHLYLGSQKDVLNKDLMTQNGISYVLNASNSCPKPDFICDSHFMRIPVNDNYCEKLLPWLDKSIEFIDKAKVSSCQVIVHCLAGISRSATIAIAYIMKTMGMSSDDAYRFVKDRRPSISPNFNFLGQLLEYERSLKLLKALKSKGDWSEGDAQQDPAEAAESSRHPPTPTSEKAEDVPRSTGSASPTSDPERQGGTPKVLSPTTLQQGLNGLHLSSERIQDTNRLKRSFSLDIKSAYSPGLRQDPPGPPGPGEAPKLCKLDSPSGSGSLSPFSPGADSPDRPAGPELLLEAKVRQRRKHRHAAGSPAHGLSLSVGGTCATRKSPGAEDGLPPRLGQPPAAPGAAAWSGVHLESPGAASGEAGWYFGKDSGSAGGSGGGLFPSAGPYPPPFGCGAAAAGCEIRLRDKARAEPRDGRHSWHEEAGAEKQFKRRSCQMEFEETMSEGRAREELGKISKQSSFSGSMEIIEVS; encoded by the exons aTGCCCGTGGATGTAATGATTGCTCCCTCCGAGGACCAGTTCTGGACAGACATGCGCGAGGGGCAGATGAAGCTGAAAATAAGGGTGCGGAGGAtgaaggagagcagggacaaGAGAG GAGGCTTTGCCACCTTCTCATCctgcttcccagggctctgcGAGGGGAAGCCAGCTGCCATCCTGCCGATGAGCATCTCCCAGCCTTGCTTGCCTGTGGCCAATGTTGGCCCCACACGCATCCTGCCACATCTCTACCTGGGCTCCCAGAAGGACGTCCTGAACAAG GACCTGATGACACAGAACGGGATAAGCTATGTCCTAAATGCCAGCAACTCCTGTCCCAAGCCAGACTTCATCTGTGATAGTCACTTCATGCGCATTCCTGTCAATGACAACTACTGTGAGAAGCTGCTTCCCTGGCTGGACAAGTCCATTGAATTCATCG ACAAAGCTAAGGTGTCCAGCTGCCAGGTGATTGTGCACTGCTTGGCTGGGATCTCCCGGTCAGCCACCATTGCCATCGCCTACATCATGAAGACCATGGGTATGTCATCAGATGATGCTTACAG GTTTGTTAAGGACCGTCGCCCATCCATCTCGCCCAACTTCAACTTCCTGGGCCAGCTCCTGGAGTACGAGAGGAGCCTGAAGCTCCTCAAGGCCCTGAAGTCCAAGGGCGACTGGAGCGAGGGGGACGCGCAGCAGGACCCAGCAGAGGCGGCTGAGAGCAGCCGGCATCCCCCAACACCTACCTCAGAGAAGGCCGAGGATGTGCCGAGGAGCACCGGCTCGGCGTCCCCCACCAGTGACCCCGAGCGGCAGGGCGGGACCCCGAAGGTCCTGTCACCCAccaccctgcagcaggggctcAACGGCCTGCACCTCTCCTCCGAGCGCATCCAGGACACCAACCGCCTGAAACGCTCCTTCTCCCTGGACATCAAGTCCGCCTACTCCCCCGGCCTGCGGCAGGACCCCCCTGGGCCCCCTGGCCCTGGGGAAGCCCCCAAACTCTGCAAGCTGGACAGCCCCTCGGGCTCGGGCAGCCTCAGCCCCTTCTCCCCAGGGGCGGACAGCCCCGACCGGCCCGCGGGGcccgagctgctgctggaggccaAGGTGAGGCAGCGGCGGAAGCACCGGCACGCAGCGGGCTCGCCGGCCCACGGGCTCAGCCTCAGCGTCGGCGGGACCTGCGCCACGCGCAAGAGCCCCGGCGCCGAGGATGGGCTGCCGCCGCGGCTCGGCCagccgcccgccgcgcccggcgCCGCTGCCTGGAGCGGGGTGCACCTGGAGTCCCCCGGCGCTGCCTCGGGCGAGGCCGGCTGGTACTTCGGCAAGGACTCGGGCAGCGctggcggcagcggcgggggcCTGTTTCCCAGCGCCGGCCCGTACCCGCCGCCGTTCGGctgcggcgcggcggcggccggaTGCGAGATCAGACTGAGGGACAAGGCGCGGGCCGAGCCACGGGACGGGCGGCACAGCTGGCATGAGGAGGCCGGCGCCGAGAAGCAATTCAAGCGAAGGAGCTGCCAGATGGAATTCGAGGAGACCATGTCCGAGGGCAGGGCTCGGGAAGAGCTGGGCAAAATCAGCAAACAGTCCAGCTTTTCGGGCAGCATGGAGATCATCGAGGTGTCCTGA